In Aegilops tauschii subsp. strangulata cultivar AL8/78 chromosome 3, Aet v6.0, whole genome shotgun sequence, one genomic interval encodes:
- the LOC141043078 gene encoding uncharacterized protein, giving the protein MNEDRYPSSEEDDTGFEADDDVNEPMSFIIPSGRMSRAKKRPPRVWYDENRLHPEQQFQLRLCFRDVYQFREALVNLHVKQLRRYKYHRNCSDRVIVCCDGEGCQFHMVAAKISSEPTFCIKKMILEHTCPTQSEKTRISSKWLGNKMLETIRSDPNTTVPAIVDKVNRMMAWRAKRKSNGDHKRQYKRLRDYLETVKATNPGSRCIVATGLLNAVTTVFPNCPHRYCLRHIYANFQRAGFRGEDLKKCMDAAAYAYTEHDFQLAMESMKAECKPAWEWMSRIPAKAWSRHAMDTNYKTDLVVNNLSEVFNKYILDVRNKPIVTMINGIKEKFLVRYQQKREGGLVSRWEIAPTYAEKLEMNKRYARDCKSLIAGPGLFQVSSGDKTYSVDTNLKTCGCKKWDISGIPCNHGCSAIYRSKQLPEDHVNVFFKKAMYLESYKPIIYPVPGPDCWVKTATPDIDPPQFKEDKKGPAEEKRKKGRFEPPQAKQTSRMATITCSNCKLQGHKYTSCAKPLRPDLQIRKNKHMGCKLYICFKGFICCCFKGQKASILQELLQKLQLASQQEIGPKREDT; this is encoded by the exons ATGAATGAGGACCGGTATCCATCTTCAGAAGAGGATGATACAGGCTTTGAAGCTGATGATGATGTCAATGAACCAATGTCCTTTATAATCCCCTCTGGAAGAATGAGCAGAGCTAAGAAAAGACCACCCAGGGTCTGGTATGATGAGAACAGGCTGCATCCAGAGCAGCAATTCCAGCTCAGGCTCTGTTTCAGAGATGTGTACCAATTTAGAGAGGCTCTTGTGAATTTGCATGTGAAACAACTTAGAAGATACAAATATCACAGAAACTGCAGTGACAGGGTGATAGTGTGCTGTGATGGAGAGGGCTGTCAGTTCCACATGGTTGCAGCAAAGATCAGTAGTGAGCCCACTTTTTGCATtaagaagatgatattggagcaCACATGTCCCACCCAATCTGAGAAGACAAGGATCAGCTCAAAGTGGCTTGGCAACAAAATGCTTGAAACTATCAGATCAGACCCCAACACTACTGTACCTGCTATAGTTGACAAGGTAAATAGGATGATGGCATGGAGAGCAAAGAGGAAATCAAATGGAGATCACAAGAGGCAATACAAGAGGCTGAGAGATTATTTGGAGACTGTGAAAGCTACAAATCCTGGATCAAGATGCATTGTTGCTACT GGTCTGCTGAATGCAGTCACAACAGTTTTTCCAAATTGCCCTCATAGGTACTGCTTGAGGCACATTTATGCCAACTTTCAGAGAGCAGGATTCAGAGGAGAAGACTTGAAGAAATGCATGGATGCAGCTGCATATGCTTACACTGAACATGACTTTCAGTTGGCAATGGAGAGCATGAAGGCTGAGTGCAAGCCTGCTTGGGAGTGGATGTCAAGGATTCCTGCAAAAGCTTGGTCAAGACATGCAATGGATACTAACTACAAAACTGATCTTGTGGTCAATAACTTAAGTGAAGTTTTTAATAAGTACATACTTGATGTAAGGAACAAGCCTATTGTCACTATGATCAATGGGATCAAGGAAAAATTTCTGGTAAGGTATCAGCAAAAGAGAGagggtggactagtttcaagatGGGAAATTGCACCAACTTATGCTGAGAAGTTAGAGATGAACAAGAGATATGCAAGGGACTGCAAATCATTGATAGCTGGACCAGGTCTTTTCCAAGTGAGTAGTGGGGACAAGACCTACTCTGTTGACACTAACCTGAAAACATGTGGTTGTAAGAAGTGGGATATCTCTGGAATTCCTTGCAACCATGGTTGTTCTGCCATCTACAGGTCCAAACAACTACCAGAGGACCATGTAAATGTGTTCTTCAAAAAGGCTATGTACTTGGAGTCATACAAGCCTATCATTTACCCAGTTCCTGGTCCTGATTGTTGGGTGAAAACTGCAACTCCTGACATTGACCCACCTCAGTTCAAAGAAGACAAGAAGGGACCAGCAGAAGAGAAAAGGAAGAAAGGCAGGTTTGAGCCTCCTCAAGCAAAGCAGACATCAAGGATGGCTACAATAACTTGTAGTAACTGCAAGTTGCAGGGCCACAAATACACAAGTTGTGCAAAGCCATTGAGGCCAGATCTGCAAATCAGGAAGAACAAACACATG GGGTGCAAGCTCTACATCTGCTTCAAGGGGTTCATCTGCTGCTGCTTCAAGGGGCAAAAAGCTTCAATCCTCCAAGAACTACTGCAGAAGCTTCAACTAGCTAGCCAACAGGAAATAGGTCCAAAAAGAGAAGATACATGA